CCCCTCGAACTGGCTCGCAGTCCGCTCGATCGGGAACTCGATCCGACTCCCCTCGACGTCGACGACTGCGGTCTCGTCACCCCACTCGACGACTGAGCAGTCGAGGAAGTTCATACTGGGGTTCCCGATGAACTCGGCTACGAACGTATTGTTCGGATACAGGTGTACCTCGTCGACGTCGCCGATCTGTTCGATTTGCCCCTCGTTCATGACGATGATCCGATCGCTCATCGTCATCGCTTCTTCCTGATCGTGCGTGACGTAGACGGCCGGTTGGCCCAATCGCTTGTGAATCCGCTGGATCTCCTTGCGGATGTCGATCTTCAGTTTCGCGTCCAGATCGCTCAGCGGCTCGTCCATCAGGAACGCGACCGGATCCCCCACGACGGTCTGTGCGAGAGCGACTCGCTGTTGTTGACCACCGCTCAGGCTCCCGGGGTACTTGTCCAGGGACTCCCCGATTTGCATCACCTCAGCCGCCTCCTCTGCGGCCTCGCGGCGCTCGGACTTCGGGACTCCCTTGACCTTCAGCGGATATTCGATGTTCTCCCGGAGCGTCATATGTGGGTACAGCGCGATGCTCTGGAACATCATCGCGAGGTT
This is a stretch of genomic DNA from Halobellus sp. MBLA0158. It encodes these proteins:
- a CDS encoding ABC transporter ATP-binding protein gives rise to the protein MTRIEVESLTKSYGSLVAVDDISFEVGEGEFLTIVGPSGCGKTTTLRCIAGLETPTEGRILFDDQDVTDVPVNDRNLAMMFQSIALYPHMTLRENIEYPLKVKGVPKSERREAAEEAAEVMQIGESLDKYPGSLSGGQQQRVALAQTVVGDPVAFLMDEPLSDLDAKLKIDIRKEIQRIHKRLGQPAVYVTHDQEEAMTMSDRIIVMNEGQIEQIGDVDEVHLYPNNTFVAEFIGNPSMNFLDCSVVEWGDETAVVDVEGSRIEFPIERTASQFEGEEAILGVRPQHVSFAGEDRSFTATVRLIEPLDDRALATIDGPQGELAALIPRDSDVAEGDEVDIHLNPRELHLFDRETTRLVGRSQRNPTAAREVIDAEDHV